One window of Longimicrobium sp. genomic DNA carries:
- a CDS encoding lamin tail domain-containing protein gives MPRVPAGVFTPARLSALAAFGAMALAGACSDGQPTGVATDPRAATPAHALAAFDCTASIATRAVRCTPSAVLNGQARGVIIGGQNANIKLTSSNVSYDSQSEIFQFDMTVQNLMNEAMGTPDGTVADPEGIQVFFESGPTTTSGSGSIEVANADGTDLFTRSNQPYFAYHEILAKDQVSSAKTWQLLMPATVGTFTFQLFVETDVQYLLVINELLVNPSGTTMETTGDWVELYNAGSRPVNLNGLVIADSAASGRRPYHLISQDLVVPSGGYVTVGGSTSSTTNGGATVDYSYGGALALASSLDAFKIARVYGTDTLTIDRTQYAQASTSAQDGVSRELKNPALDNSNMDGSNWASALVTATYSNGTVTNRGTPKAQNSTFTP, from the coding sequence ATGCCCCGCGTCCCTGCCGGTGTGTTCACGCCCGCCCGGCTTTCCGCGCTCGCGGCGTTCGGCGCCATGGCGCTGGCCGGCGCCTGCTCCGACGGCCAGCCCACCGGCGTGGCCACGGATCCTCGCGCCGCCACGCCCGCGCACGCGCTGGCCGCGTTCGACTGCACCGCCAGCATCGCCACGCGCGCGGTGCGCTGCACCCCGTCGGCCGTCCTGAACGGGCAGGCGCGCGGGGTCATCATCGGCGGCCAGAACGCGAACATCAAGCTCACGTCCAGCAACGTGAGCTACGACTCGCAGAGCGAGATCTTCCAGTTCGACATGACGGTGCAGAACCTGATGAACGAGGCCATGGGCACCCCCGACGGCACCGTGGCCGATCCGGAGGGGATCCAGGTGTTCTTCGAGAGCGGGCCCACCACGACGTCGGGGAGCGGGAGCATCGAGGTGGCCAACGCCGACGGCACCGACCTCTTCACCCGGAGCAACCAGCCGTACTTCGCGTACCACGAGATCCTGGCCAAGGACCAGGTCTCGTCGGCGAAGACCTGGCAGCTGCTGATGCCGGCCACGGTGGGGACGTTCACCTTCCAGCTCTTCGTGGAAACCGACGTGCAGTACCTGCTGGTGATCAACGAGCTGCTGGTGAACCCCTCGGGCACCACCATGGAGACCACGGGGGATTGGGTGGAGCTGTACAACGCCGGCTCGCGCCCGGTGAACCTGAACGGCCTGGTGATCGCCGACTCGGCCGCTTCGGGGCGGCGCCCGTACCACCTGATCTCGCAGGACCTGGTGGTGCCGTCGGGCGGCTACGTGACCGTGGGCGGGTCGACCAGCAGCACCACCAACGGCGGCGCGACGGTCGACTACTCCTACGGGGGGGCGCTGGCCCTGGCCAGCAGCCTGGACGCCTTCAAGATCGCGCGGGTGTACGGCACCGACACGCTCACCATCGACCGCACGCAGTACGCGCAGGCCTCGACCTCGGCCCAGGACGGCGTCAGCCGCGAGCTGAAGAACCCGGCGCTGGACAACTCGAACATGGACGGAAGCAACTGGGCCAGCGCGCTGGTCACGGCGACGTACAGCAACGGAACCGTCACCAACCGCGGTACGCCCAAGGCGCAGAATTCGACCTTCACGCCCTGA
- a CDS encoding class I SAM-dependent methyltransferase: MSGARGWWEDYFDQTFVSLYRDFLTPQRTAREIQGLREMVPLPPGGEVLDLACGWGRHSVELARAGFRVTGLDLSETLLARARKRAAAAGIGVDFVRGDMREVPWKERFDAVISLYSSLGYFLSDDEDLRVLRGARDALRGDGVFVLETMHRDHIVGDYATRDWWETDDGTTVWVEREFDAVDGVSREWTRWSRGKERGEKYHELRVRTATGWDRLLRQAGLVPVDWYGDWELAPFIHTSEDLIVVCRRGG; encoded by the coding sequence GTGAGCGGCGCGCGCGGCTGGTGGGAGGACTACTTCGACCAGACCTTCGTCTCGCTGTACCGCGACTTCCTCACCCCCCAGCGCACCGCGCGCGAGATCCAGGGGCTCAGGGAGATGGTGCCGCTCCCGCCCGGCGGCGAGGTGCTGGACCTGGCCTGCGGGTGGGGGCGGCACTCGGTGGAGCTGGCCCGCGCCGGCTTCCGCGTCACCGGGCTGGACCTTTCCGAGACGCTGCTGGCCCGCGCCCGCAAGCGCGCCGCGGCCGCCGGCATCGGCGTCGATTTCGTGCGCGGCGACATGCGCGAGGTGCCGTGGAAGGAGCGGTTCGACGCGGTGATCTCCCTCTACTCCTCGCTGGGCTACTTCCTTTCCGACGACGAGGACCTGCGCGTTCTCCGGGGCGCCCGCGACGCGCTGCGGGGCGACGGCGTGTTCGTGCTGGAGACCATGCACCGCGACCACATCGTGGGCGACTACGCCACCCGCGACTGGTGGGAGACCGACGATGGGACGACCGTGTGGGTCGAGCGCGAGTTCGACGCCGTAGACGGCGTGAGCCGCGAGTGGACGCGCTGGAGCCGGGGGAAGGAGCGCGGCGAGAAGTACCACGAGCTGCGCGTCCGCACGGCGACCGGGTGGGACCGCCTCCTCCGCCAGGCCGGCCTCGTTCCCGTGGACTGGTATGGGGATTGGGAGCTGGCGCCCTTCATCCACACCAGCGAGGACCTCATCGTCGTCTGCCGGCGGGGCGGGTGA
- a CDS encoding HAD-IA family hydrolase, translated as MKAVLFDVGNTLLWLDHPFVIETLREHGVAATEGELIAAQYGAKLLLDELVRTGRAGDDATRGRVFFAEVFRQLGIGDELFPSIAQRLYARHAERNLWCSVRERTAETLEELRRRGWRLGVISNADGRVEALLQDVGLRDHFEFVIDSGSVGVEKPDPRIFRMALERMGIEPHDAVYVGDVYEIDVAGARAAGMRAILLDPLSRLGHLDCDRVAALHELPDRLAEAA; from the coding sequence ATGAAGGCCGTTCTCTTCGACGTCGGCAACACGCTGCTCTGGCTGGACCACCCGTTCGTCATCGAGACGCTGCGCGAGCACGGCGTGGCGGCCACGGAGGGCGAGCTGATCGCCGCGCAGTACGGGGCCAAGCTGCTGCTCGACGAGCTGGTGCGCACCGGCCGCGCCGGCGACGACGCCACCCGTGGCCGCGTCTTCTTCGCCGAGGTCTTCCGCCAGCTGGGGATCGGGGACGAGCTCTTTCCCTCCATCGCCCAACGCCTCTACGCGCGGCACGCCGAGCGCAACCTGTGGTGCAGCGTCCGCGAGCGGACGGCGGAGACGCTGGAGGAGCTGCGCCGCCGCGGCTGGCGGCTGGGCGTCATCTCCAATGCCGACGGGCGGGTGGAGGCGCTGCTGCAGGACGTGGGGCTGCGCGATCACTTCGAGTTCGTGATCGACTCGGGGAGCGTGGGGGTGGAGAAGCCCGACCCGCGCATCTTCCGCATGGCGCTGGAGCGGATGGGCATCGAGCCGCACGACGCCGTCTACGTGGGCGACGTGTACGAGATCGACGTGGCCGGCGCCCGCGCGGCGGGGATGCGGGCCATCCTCCTCGACCCGCTCTCCCGCCTGGGGCACCTGGACTGCGACCGCGTGGCCGCGCTGCACGAGCTTCCCGATCGGCTGGCGGAGGCGGCGTGA
- a CDS encoding cobalamin B12-binding domain-containing protein, giving the protein MSERKIRVLVAKPGLDGHDRGAKVIAAALRDAGMEVIYTGLHQTPEMVVNAAIQEDVDVVAMSILSGAHMTLFPRVKALLDAEGADHILITGGGIIPEEDMAALEGQGIGRLFGPGTTTGAAVEYIREWFAEHGRDRELVAQ; this is encoded by the coding sequence ATGTCCGAACGGAAGATCCGCGTCCTCGTAGCCAAGCCCGGGCTGGACGGGCACGACCGCGGCGCCAAGGTCATCGCCGCCGCGCTGCGCGACGCGGGGATGGAGGTCATCTACACCGGGCTGCACCAGACGCCCGAGATGGTGGTGAACGCCGCCATCCAGGAAGACGTGGACGTGGTGGCCATGTCCATCCTTTCCGGCGCGCACATGACGCTCTTCCCGCGGGTGAAGGCGCTGCTCGACGCCGAGGGCGCCGACCACATCCTGATCACCGGCGGCGGCATCATCCCCGAGGAAGACATGGCGGCGCTGGAGGGGCAGGGGATCGGCAGGCTCTTCGGCCCCGGCACCACCACCGGCGCCGCGGTGGAGTACATCCGCGAGTGGTTCGCGGAGCACGGCCGCGACCGCGAGCTGGTCGCGCAGTGA
- a CDS encoding acyl-CoA carboxylase subunit beta — translation MSTVADAPEAPAEPESRGRRLARELAELEARLRLGGGPRRIERQHADGKLTARERIGLLVDPRTRFQEIGLLVAYDRYEGQAPGAGVVTGIGTVAGREVVVVANDATVKAGSWWPETITKILRAQEVAMRCRVPIIYLVDSAGVNLPYQGGVFPGQYGASRIFYYNSVMRRYLKVPQIAAVMGPCIAGGAYLPALSDVILMVEGTSFMGLGGPNLVKGATGETADAETLGGAWTHNAISGVAHYRVPDDRACVAKIRDLVRELPRPAATERQLDPADPARPERELYDILPADHKQPYDMRRLLSCILDSGDLDEFQADYAPELICGTARIRGIPVGVIANARGMLKDPHGGRPKFGGIVYADSADKVAFFIETMNRHGTPILFVQDVSGFMVGTEAEHSGIIRAGARFVEAMATATVPKIVLTVNHASGAGYYAMAGQGFDPDFIFSWPTGRMAVMEGEAAVQAVHGPALDKAKKSGVAPPPEVLASVDEMRADYEHQLDARYAAARGYVDAIVHPEDTRAVVGMALRA, via the coding sequence GTGAGCACCGTGGCCGACGCCCCCGAGGCGCCCGCGGAGCCGGAGTCGCGCGGGCGCCGGCTGGCCCGCGAGCTGGCCGAGCTCGAGGCCCGCCTCCGGCTGGGCGGGGGGCCCAGGCGCATCGAGCGCCAGCACGCCGACGGCAAGCTGACCGCCCGCGAGCGTATCGGCCTGCTGGTCGACCCGCGCACCCGCTTCCAGGAGATCGGCCTCCTGGTCGCGTACGACCGCTACGAGGGACAGGCGCCCGGCGCGGGGGTGGTGACCGGGATCGGCACCGTGGCCGGGCGCGAGGTGGTGGTCGTCGCCAACGACGCCACGGTGAAGGCGGGGTCGTGGTGGCCCGAGACCATCACCAAGATCCTGCGCGCGCAGGAAGTCGCCATGCGCTGCCGCGTCCCCATCATCTACCTGGTCGACAGCGCCGGCGTGAACCTGCCGTACCAGGGCGGCGTCTTTCCCGGGCAGTACGGCGCCAGCCGCATCTTCTACTACAACTCGGTGATGCGGCGCTACCTGAAGGTGCCGCAGATCGCCGCGGTCATGGGCCCGTGCATCGCCGGCGGCGCCTACCTTCCCGCGCTCAGCGACGTGATCCTGATGGTGGAGGGAACGTCGTTCATGGGGCTCGGCGGGCCCAACCTGGTGAAGGGGGCGACGGGGGAGACGGCGGACGCCGAGACGCTGGGCGGCGCGTGGACGCACAACGCCATCTCCGGCGTGGCCCACTACCGCGTTCCCGACGACCGCGCCTGCGTGGCGAAGATCCGCGACCTGGTGCGCGAGCTCCCGCGCCCCGCGGCCACCGAGCGGCAGCTGGACCCCGCGGACCCGGCGCGACCGGAGCGCGAGCTGTACGACATCCTTCCCGCGGACCACAAGCAGCCGTACGACATGCGGCGGCTGCTGTCGTGCATCCTGGACTCGGGCGACCTGGACGAGTTCCAGGCCGACTACGCGCCGGAGCTGATCTGCGGCACGGCGCGCATCCGCGGCATTCCCGTGGGCGTGATCGCCAACGCGCGGGGAATGCTGAAGGACCCGCACGGCGGCCGGCCCAAGTTCGGCGGGATCGTCTACGCCGACAGCGCCGACAAGGTGGCCTTCTTCATCGAGACGATGAACCGCCACGGCACGCCCATCCTGTTCGTGCAGGACGTCTCGGGCTTCATGGTGGGCACCGAGGCCGAGCACAGCGGAATCATCCGCGCCGGCGCCCGCTTCGTGGAGGCGATGGCGACGGCGACGGTGCCCAAGATCGTGCTGACGGTGAACCACGCCTCGGGCGCGGGCTACTACGCGATGGCCGGGCAGGGCTTCGACCCCGACTTCATCTTCAGCTGGCCCACCGGCCGCATGGCGGTGATGGAGGGCGAGGCCGCGGTGCAGGCCGTGCACGGCCCCGCGCTCGACAAGGCGAAGAAGTCCGGCGTCGCGCCGCCGCCCGAGGTGCTCGCGTCGGTGGACGAGATGCGCGCCGACTACGAGCACCAGCTCGACGCGCGCTATGCCGCCGCACGCGGCTACGTGGACGCGATCGTGCATCCGGAGGACACACGCGCTGTCGTCGGAATGGCGTTGCGTGCAAG
- a CDS encoding lamin tail domain-containing protein, whose protein sequence is MHLPTARALGPALLFVSMAAGAAALAACSDTPPTAAVPAGPSLPAHALQAFDCTASAAARTVSCTPSTTLAGRARGVVIGGQNVNMKLTSSNVSYDAGSEIFQFDLTVQNLMNEAIGTPDGTVPDPDGIQVFFASGPTVTVGTGSASVANADGLGTFTNSNQPFFAYHQILAKDAVSAAKTWQLQMPETVSSFTFTLFVETDVQYLLVINEMLVNPGGTISDASGEWIEVYNAGTRPVNMQNLVIADSAAAGRRAYDVIAASLVVQPGGYATLGRTTNTTSNGGVPIDYVYTMSGFPNSLGAFKIARVYGTDTLTIDRTQYASAAVSAQNGISRELKNPALDNADMDGSNWGDASVTAVYGPGGRGTPKAQNSVFTP, encoded by the coding sequence ATGCACCTCCCCACCGCCCGCGCCCTCGGGCCCGCGCTGCTCTTCGTATCGATGGCCGCCGGCGCCGCCGCGCTGGCCGCCTGCTCCGACACCCCGCCGACCGCCGCGGTGCCCGCCGGCCCGTCGCTTCCCGCGCACGCGCTGCAGGCGTTCGACTGCACCGCCAGCGCCGCCGCGCGCACGGTGAGCTGCACGCCATCGACGACGCTCGCCGGTCGGGCCCGGGGGGTCGTCATCGGCGGCCAGAACGTGAACATGAAGCTGACGTCCAGCAACGTGAGCTACGACGCGGGGAGCGAGATCTTCCAGTTCGACCTGACGGTGCAGAACCTGATGAACGAGGCCATCGGCACCCCCGACGGCACCGTGCCCGACCCCGACGGCATCCAGGTGTTCTTCGCCAGCGGCCCCACGGTCACGGTCGGCACGGGAAGCGCGAGCGTGGCGAACGCCGACGGGCTGGGGACCTTCACCAACAGCAACCAGCCGTTCTTCGCGTACCACCAGATCCTGGCGAAGGACGCGGTGTCGGCGGCGAAGACCTGGCAGCTGCAGATGCCGGAGACGGTCTCTTCGTTCACGTTTACGCTGTTCGTGGAGACCGACGTGCAGTACCTGCTGGTGATCAACGAGATGCTGGTGAACCCCGGCGGCACCATCTCCGACGCCAGCGGCGAGTGGATCGAGGTCTACAACGCCGGCACGCGCCCGGTGAACATGCAGAACCTGGTGATCGCCGACTCGGCGGCGGCCGGGCGCCGGGCGTACGACGTGATCGCGGCGTCGCTGGTGGTGCAGCCCGGCGGGTACGCCACGCTGGGGAGAACCACCAACACCACCAGCAACGGCGGCGTGCCCATCGACTACGTGTACACCATGAGCGGGTTCCCGAACAGCCTGGGCGCGTTCAAGATCGCCCGCGTGTACGGCACCGACACGCTTACCATCGACCGCACCCAGTACGCGTCGGCCGCGGTTTCGGCCCAGAACGGCATCAGCCGCGAGCTGAAGAACCCCGCGCTCGACAACGCGGACATGGACGGCAGCAACTGGGGCGACGCGTCCGTCACCGCGGTCTACGGCCCCGGCGGCCGCGGAACGCCCAAGGCGCAGAACTCGGTCTTCACGCCCTGA